A window of the Lolium perenne isolate Kyuss_39 chromosome 7, Kyuss_2.0, whole genome shotgun sequence genome harbors these coding sequences:
- the LOC127316854 gene encoding transcription factor bHLH130 has translation MYGSPVSKDLNLPVHPPPPPPPTMNSSGLLRYRSAPSTLLGDVCEEFLPRAASPDATADNNVFSRFLADHQIRDSKPPTPPPAHFTDDAAAMASQHQQQMMFHSQHQQQQMAPGVDGLYRTVSSGGMDVPPAAVAAGSSLLRQSSSPAGFLNHLNMDNGYESMLRAGMSAGFRNGAAAAGVDSSGSRLKGQLSFSSRQGSLMSQISEMGSEDLGGSSPEASGGGRGYIPGYPMGAGWEESSLVSENMSSAVKRQRESAEPAQNGLSHQFSLPKTSSEMAAIEKFLQFQDAVPCKIRAKRGCATHPRSIAERVRRTKISERIRKLQELVPNMDKQTNTSDMLDLAVDYIKELQDQVKVINESRANCTCAASKHQ, from the exons ATGTACGGCTCGCCGGTGTCCAAGGATCTGAACCTGCCGGTCcaccccccgccgccgccgccgccaacgatGAACTCCTCCGGCCTGCTCAGGTACAGATCGGCGCCCAGCACGCTGCTCGGCGACGTCTGCGAGGAGTTCCTGCCCCGCGCCGCCAGCCCCGACGCCACCGCCGACAACAACGTCTTctcccgcttcctcgccgaccacCAGATCCGGGACAGCAAGCCGCCCACCCCGCCGCCGGCCCACTTCACGGACGACGCCGCCGCCATGGCGTCCCAGCACCAGCAGCAGATGATGTTCCACTCccagcaccagcagcagcagatgGCCCCCGGCGTCGACGGGCTCTACCGCACCGTCAGCTCCGGCGGGATGGACGTCCCCCccgcggccgtcgccgccggcagcAGCCTGCTCCGCCAGAGCAGCTCCCCCGCCGGCTTCCTCAATCATTTGAACATGGACAACG GGTACGAGAGCATGCTGAGGGCGGGCATGAGCGCGGGCTTCAGGAACGGCGCCGCCGCAGCCGGCGTCGACTCCTCCGGCAGCAGGCTCAAGGGGCAGCTCAGCTTCTCGTCGCGCCAGGGCTCCCTCATGTCGCAGATCTCCGAGATGGGCAGCGAGGATCTCGGCGGCAGCAGCCCCGAGGCCTCCGGGGGCGGGCGGGGCTACATCCCCGGATACCCCATGGGCGCCGGGTGGGAGGAGTCGTCGCTCGTGTCCGAGAACATGTCCTCCGCCGTCAAGCGCCAGCGGGAGTCGGCGGAGCCTGCCCAG AACGGGCTGTCGCACCAGTTCAGCCTGCCCAAGACCTCGTCGGAGATGGCCGCCATCGAGAAGTTCCTCCAGTTCCAGGACGCCGTGCCCTGCAAGATCCGGGCCAAGCGCGGCTGCGCAACGCACCCACGCAGCATCGCGGAGCGG GTTCGGAGGACCAAGATCAGCGAGCGAATCAGGAAGCTGCAGGAGCTCGTCCCCAACATGGACAAG CAAACCAACACATCTGACATGCTGGATCTCGCtgtcgactacatcaaggagctccAGGACCAGGTTAAG GTGATCAACGAGAGCCGCGCCAATTGCACCTGCGCGGCGAGCAAGCATCAATGA